The following coding sequences lie in one Capnocytophaga stomatis genomic window:
- a CDS encoding TlpA disulfide reductase family protein yields the protein MKQIYFLSALVLLLALNSCQEQKTKTEHSYTIKGSVPKETKGKIYLLEFKNREYTPVDSVDIHNGNFKFEGKTSQPLLYSLRLNNKGKRANFFLENTNVTMHLNQDWTIESIKGSENTQLFKTYDDINEKRALNLDSILKTDNNSPVIAYFLGRNAYMYDYPELVSLRKQISPELFKNTYIEELDKAISKLEKLQPGQPAPDIIMENPDGKTFKLTDLKGKNILIDFWATWCPDCLKEIPSLKEIYKTYQQKNFTILSISLDRNKNSWKKAIADGLSWEHGFVENAWKSDAAQTYTLRWLPTYILIDTNGIIIARTIDSHKMIEEIEKLVN from the coding sequence ATGAAACAAATATATTTTTTATCTGCATTAGTACTACTGCTTGCGTTAAACTCTTGTCAGGAGCAAAAAACCAAAACAGAACATTCTTACACAATTAAGGGCAGCGTTCCGAAAGAAACAAAAGGCAAAATTTATCTTCTGGAATTCAAAAACAGAGAGTACACTCCCGTTGATTCTGTTGATATTCACAATGGAAATTTTAAATTCGAAGGAAAAACTTCTCAGCCACTTTTATACTCTTTGCGACTTAACAACAAAGGAAAAAGAGCCAATTTCTTCCTTGAAAACACAAACGTAACAATGCATTTGAACCAAGATTGGACAATAGAAAGCATAAAAGGAAGTGAAAACACCCAACTTTTTAAAACATACGACGATATAAACGAAAAAAGAGCCTTAAACTTGGACAGTATCCTCAAAACAGACAATAATTCGCCTGTGATTGCGTACTTTTTAGGGCGAAACGCTTATATGTATGACTATCCCGAGCTCGTTTCGCTTAGAAAACAAATTTCGCCGGAGTTATTTAAAAATACATACATCGAAGAACTTGACAAAGCCATCAGTAAGCTCGAAAAACTTCAACCGGGACAACCCGCTCCGGATATTATTATGGAAAATCCTGATGGAAAAACTTTTAAACTAACCGATTTAAAAGGAAAAAACATACTCATCGATTTTTGGGCGACTTGGTGTCCCGACTGCCTCAAAGAAATTCCTTCGCTCAAAGAGATTTACAAAACATACCAGCAGAAAAACTTTACAATACTCAGTATCTCGCTCGACCGCAACAAAAACAGTTGGAAAAAAGCCATCGCCGACGGGCTTTCGTGGGAGCACGGTTTTGTGGAAAACGCTTGGAAGTCAGACGCAGCCCAAACATATACGTTACGCTGGTTGCCTACCTACATCTTGATTGATACAAACGGAATCATCATTGCTCGAACCATCGACAGTCATAAAATGATTGAGGAAATCGAAAAGCTGGTCAATTAA
- a CDS encoding DUF4280 domain-containing protein, whose translation MANKYVSEGAELRCNSGSKTSKLQVTSQNKVKLEGKYQATEKDKTLMGNFGSCSLCNGNTCVPSLQKWKITSNKPTTFQAPLLLENSYIQCSVGGIIEITNPNQKTLKEGGGDDELDKYYPVLKGDVIFVNGYHSNPLENWEQTLYNAILDKVHEEGEGLQGESVNEHNHTDANDMFTNSELRDVLPENARQDKIEQELARESGTTTKNIQRKIIKSVNKLTPTGGYLEDEFLKLTSFNNKLEKFWNYWNDKPNDYKGSEIYCKAFNSVGRDHYINGSHGLGSNAAHRIDHGIALGYKWASENWQIYPKKMIKSDAPMSKLSFTPTYRPITVVGHSQGAAMGTGVALGIMYYAKEIGWDEMALNVIYLGVNQPQGLHGEEYENLIKDKVDFYQVDANDFVFFGKDKKGTLVNGLSQIFDKEYNKLLQERGIYEHLKAILKDWDAYKERCVQFTFSNDRGDMVIRDGDIPEIKSACDPDRNTDAFHLHYLGRTVSAKSDKGNPKMKHYQFPHGKAFIKWYDYMANRRFDPKKLYKEEEVKKIAPHLKDKSEWGTYMKIAKDCMQAFDVFIMNKQSYEFCHKEKFTPKPLIGEFLESSLGVMKFVVMPAIEMMNDKARAYNYVNECYDDYLKKYAALQEAQLYAHFAPVAFIRDIRILQPKIPHTEKEIWRGINGDFPNDQYGITTIFDRINKAGENIFYRLDEQKVSKDSSGKMYETFEEKKNAYKKAVKNLEKRMLSTSVIDTPYIHNVIKAYVKKDKGALKKLYKEPKNQKE comes from the coding sequence ATGGCTAATAAGTATGTAAGTGAAGGAGCAGAATTACGTTGTAATTCGGGAAGTAAAACCTCGAAATTACAAGTTACTTCTCAAAATAAGGTGAAATTGGAGGGTAAGTACCAAGCTACAGAAAAGGACAAGACTCTTATGGGAAACTTTGGCTCTTGCAGTTTGTGTAATGGTAACACTTGTGTACCTTCGTTACAAAAATGGAAAATAACATCGAATAAACCCACTACTTTTCAGGCTCCACTTTTGCTTGAAAATTCGTATATTCAATGCAGTGTGGGAGGAATTATTGAGATAACGAATCCCAATCAAAAAACCTTAAAAGAAGGCGGAGGGGATGATGAATTAGATAAATACTATCCGGTTTTGAAAGGAGATGTTATTTTTGTTAATGGTTATCATAGTAATCCCTTGGAGAATTGGGAGCAAACGCTCTACAACGCTATTTTAGATAAAGTGCACGAAGAAGGTGAAGGTTTGCAAGGGGAAAGTGTTAATGAACATAATCATACGGATGCTAATGATATGTTTACCAATAGTGAGCTTCGAGACGTACTTCCTGAGAATGCAAGGCAAGATAAAATAGAACAGGAATTGGCTCGAGAAAGCGGTACTACTACTAAAAATATCCAACGAAAAATCATAAAATCAGTAAATAAGCTTACTCCCACTGGAGGTTATTTGGAAGACGAATTTCTTAAGCTTACTTCTTTTAATAACAAATTAGAAAAATTTTGGAATTATTGGAATGATAAGCCCAATGATTACAAAGGGTCAGAGATATATTGCAAGGCATTTAATTCGGTGGGTAGAGACCATTATATTAACGGTTCACACGGATTGGGTTCTAATGCCGCTCACCGAATAGACCACGGTATCGCATTGGGGTATAAATGGGCGAGTGAAAATTGGCAGATATATCCTAAGAAAATGATAAAATCAGACGCTCCGATGTCTAAGCTTAGTTTTACTCCTACGTATCGCCCCATAACGGTGGTAGGGCATAGTCAAGGAGCTGCAATGGGAACGGGAGTGGCTTTGGGGATTATGTATTATGCCAAAGAGATAGGCTGGGATGAAATGGCATTGAATGTCATTTATTTGGGTGTTAATCAGCCACAAGGGCTTCACGGAGAAGAATATGAAAACCTGATAAAAGACAAAGTAGATTTTTATCAGGTTGATGCCAACGATTTTGTATTTTTTGGAAAAGATAAAAAAGGAACGTTAGTTAATGGACTTTCGCAAATATTTGACAAAGAATACAACAAACTTCTTCAAGAGCGAGGCATTTATGAGCATTTGAAAGCTATTTTGAAAGATTGGGACGCATACAAGGAACGATGTGTACAATTTACTTTTTCTAACGATAGAGGGGATATGGTTATCCGTGATGGCGATATTCCTGAGATAAAAAGTGCTTGCGACCCCGATAGGAACACCGATGCTTTTCACTTGCATTATTTAGGTCGTACGGTTTCAGCTAAGAGTGATAAGGGGAATCCTAAGATGAAACACTATCAATTTCCTCACGGAAAAGCATTCATAAAATGGTATGACTATATGGCAAACCGGCGTTTTGACCCCAAAAAGCTATACAAGGAAGAAGAGGTGAAAAAAATAGCTCCTCACCTGAAAGATAAAAGCGAATGGGGCACTTATATGAAAATAGCCAAAGATTGTATGCAAGCCTTTGATGTGTTCATAATGAATAAACAAAGTTATGAGTTTTGTCATAAGGAAAAATTTACTCCTAAACCTTTGATAGGAGAGTTTTTAGAATCTTCTCTTGGAGTAATGAAATTCGTAGTGATGCCCGCCATAGAAATGATGAATGACAAAGCGCGGGCTTACAATTATGTAAATGAATGTTATGATGACTATCTTAAAAAATATGCTGCCCTGCAAGAGGCGCAACTCTATGCCCATTTTGCCCCAGTGGCATTTATTAGGGACATACGCATTTTGCAGCCCAAAATACCACATACAGAAAAGGAGATATGGAGAGGCATAAACGGCGATTTCCCCAATGACCAATATGGCATTACCACCATTTTTGACCGAATTAACAAAGCTGGTGAAAACATTTTTTATAGATTGGATGAGCAGAAAGTAAGTAAAGACTCAAGTGGGAAGATGTATGAAACTTTTGAGGAAAAAAAGAATGCCTATAAAAAGGCTGTGAAGAACTTGGAAAAGCGAATGCTTTCGACATCAGTCATTGATACACCTTATATTCATAATGTGATTAAGGCATATGTAAAGAAAGATAAAGGAGCTTTAAAAAAATTATACAAAGAACCCAAAAACCAAAAAGAATGA
- a CDS encoding DNA topoisomerase — protein sequence MEAVSEPCVKEVQKISLEVFHKCFTMKDTQVTQTGWRGVNGFLSDSNKDEADICEALPSLPKGSTLKIKSVEILSKTTQPPALYTEAGLLSAMETAGRDLESKQQRQLLQGSGIGTPATRAAIIETLLKRGYVVRKQKSLIPTEKGMQVYHWVKEDDIANVTLTGQWEEDLQKIEQGEKSPTEFLQAMKSYTQDLTQALLKLTNNGRLANDPHLAVTNFLNALEKIPAMIEKQQKEIAVIEKDLPVLKEVVSKEWTKENTLNELKNELTSIDRKIQLSIAPVKEEVKENEKGKEKRKENKRVVKI from the coding sequence TTGGAAGCCGTGAGTGAACCCTGTGTAAAAGAAGTACAAAAAATCTCGTTAGAGGTGTTTCACAAGTGTTTTACAATGAAAGATACACAGGTAACACAAACAGGTTGGCGGGGAGTTAATGGTTTTTTATCTGACTCTAACAAGGACGAAGCTGATATTTGTGAAGCACTGCCGTCCTTACCAAAAGGGAGTACATTAAAGATAAAATCCGTTGAAATCTTGTCCAAAACCACCCAACCTCCTGCCCTTTACACCGAAGCAGGGCTTTTGTCGGCAATGGAAACAGCAGGAAGAGATTTGGAAAGCAAGCAGCAACGCCAACTCCTACAAGGCTCAGGCATAGGAACCCCTGCTACACGAGCCGCTATCATTGAAACGCTCTTAAAACGAGGCTATGTAGTGCGTAAACAAAAATCCCTTATTCCCACCGAAAAAGGAATGCAAGTGTACCATTGGGTCAAAGAAGATGACATTGCCAATGTTACCCTAACGGGACAATGGGAAGAAGATTTACAAAAAATAGAGCAAGGCGAAAAGTCACCAACGGAATTTTTACAGGCGATGAAAAGCTATACCCAAGATTTGACACAAGCCTTGCTGAAACTCACTAACAACGGACGACTTGCTAATGACCCGCATTTGGCCGTAACCAACTTCCTAAATGCCTTAGAAAAAATTCCCGCAATGATAGAAAAACAACAAAAAGAAATCGCCGTTATCGAAAAAGATTTGCCTGTGCTTAAAGAGGTCGTATCCAAAGAATGGACAAAAGAAAATACCCTCAACGAACTCAAAAACGAATTGACTTCTATTGATAGAAAAATTCAACTTTCTATTGCCCCCGTGAAAGAAGAAGTAAAGGAAAATGAGAAAGGTAAAGAGAAGAGAAAAGAAAACAAAAGGGTAGTAAAAATTTGA
- a CDS encoding class I SAM-dependent methyltransferase, with translation MKDLFGQAILDYQQGNYTEDIKTETTISEEDILPLPYLFRSFKDMPKLEQKALRLARGKVLEVGCGAGSHGLYLQNERNLEVHSIDISPKAVEACKLRGLKNVSVANVMDFEGKFDTILLLMNGAGMCGRLKQMGTFLTKIKSLLAPNGQILTDSSDIIYMFDENEDGMYDVPLHFDYYGEVDYLVKYKKEKEEPFAWLYVDYNTLQNVAHSVGLQCELVAEGEHYDYLAKMF, from the coding sequence ATGAAAGATTTATTCGGACAAGCCATCTTAGATTATCAGCAAGGCAATTACACTGAAGATATTAAGACAGAAACTACTATTTCGGAAGAAGATATTTTGCCCCTGCCCTATTTATTTCGTTCATTCAAAGATATGCCAAAATTAGAGCAGAAAGCGTTGCGTTTAGCCAGAGGAAAAGTTTTGGAAGTGGGTTGCGGAGCCGGTAGCCACGGATTGTATCTGCAAAACGAACGAAATTTGGAAGTTCATTCCATTGACATTTCGCCAAAGGCTGTCGAGGCTTGTAAACTCAGAGGTTTAAAGAACGTCTCGGTTGCCAATGTTATGGACTTTGAGGGGAAATTTGATACCATCTTGCTGCTAATGAATGGAGCGGGAATGTGCGGACGATTAAAGCAAATGGGAACTTTTTTAACTAAAATTAAAAGTTTGTTAGCTCCAAACGGACAAATTTTAACCGATTCGTCCGACATTATTTATATGTTCGATGAAAATGAAGACGGAATGTACGACGTACCACTTCACTTCGATTATTACGGCGAGGTCGATTATTTAGTCAAGTACAAAAAAGAAAAAGAAGAGCCTTTTGCGTGGCTTTACGTGGATTACAACACTTTGCAGAACGTTGCACACTCGGTAGGATTACAATGCGAATTAGTTGCCGAAGGAGAACATTACGACTACTTGGCAAAAATGTTTTGA
- a CDS encoding RteC domain-containing protein, whose translation MNTYFKTIFSRVEQKERKLTFSLESIVEDSLQMITFFNDILKELKEYVTSHHFACQKEEIFFFREVKPYIQGKELFYYQIYQMETIAAYLPESHLKKYFVKQENKLEKEFKKRFQKQPFYNYYLSGSRHWDSKYFTRYQCDIIDIQQEYMLNFDPDFSTYYDFLVAQILCHKQLMEYFFHRTIELENNIITKDISLEWTATKNDLIELIYALQQVKAIAGGKMSINKMIATFNKIFKLDLKDSHHAFHRMKTRSKSRTSFLDKLKRSLEEYMDKE comes from the coding sequence ATGAATACATACTTTAAGACTATTTTCTCAAGAGTAGAACAAAAAGAACGAAAGCTAACGTTTTCACTTGAAAGCATTGTAGAGGACTCCCTACAAATGATTACTTTTTTTAACGATATCCTAAAAGAGCTAAAAGAATATGTAACCTCTCATCATTTTGCTTGTCAAAAGGAAGAAATTTTCTTTTTTCGAGAGGTAAAACCATATATACAGGGAAAAGAACTATTTTACTACCAAATTTATCAAATGGAAACTATTGCAGCATACCTACCGGAAAGTCATTTAAAAAAATATTTTGTAAAACAAGAGAATAAACTCGAAAAAGAATTCAAAAAACGTTTTCAAAAGCAACCCTTTTACAACTACTATCTTTCAGGAAGTCGTCATTGGGACAGTAAGTATTTCACCAGATATCAATGTGATATTATTGATATCCAACAAGAATATATGCTAAATTTCGATCCTGATTTTTCGACTTACTATGATTTTTTAGTAGCTCAAATTCTCTGTCACAAGCAATTGATGGAATATTTTTTTCATCGAACCATAGAACTGGAAAATAACATCATTACAAAAGATATTTCTCTTGAATGGACAGCAACTAAAAACGATCTAATTGAACTAATTTATGCATTACAACAAGTCAAAGCCATTGCAGGTGGAAAAATGAGCATCAATAAAATGATAGCTACTTTTAATAAGATTTTTAAGCTCGATTTGAAAGATAGCCATCACGCTTTTCACAGAATGAAAACACGCTCCAAATCCAGAACCTCGTTTTTGGACAAACTTAAAAGATCTTTGGAGGAATATATGGATAAAGAATAA
- a CDS encoding phage baseplate assembly protein V, with product MAVYTMSKRSSLIPPMNVVKETVFINGEEFVFDSLTLTQELNDCQSFELIQKITSEKELWLKSPQKLTEMIGDSVLIRFEYGKEAYRYEFSGYITEVLIDSAWQGSRDNVIRFIGQGKVVVLEDTPSMYSFVDQHLVNIVKTIAQEKEFGIKCRPRFEGVLPFVMQYKESSFAFLNRLSALYNELFFYDGKNIVFGCPENETPEKLIFREDINQLKTISKALPYRYSLYNYSSQDDEYFFTQTDKPISPENAVTQTLLTQVPLFANRGILPAQEPVGYNADTQVFRQGKYQRALGKMHFIEGHSDTCKVRIGGLIQVGYPSEFGIDNSLGVYRVISVHHKVERGSYSNIFRAVPEGMEYAMFEPKTVAYPEIAEVVENNDPQGQGRVKVRFYWQRDKGAETNWIRVQSSDAGVLRDKSGNRGVVFIPEVGDQVMIGFEYGNPHQPFVMGSMFHKTNASEVSNNVRSITTKSGHKLVFTDDESIVLSDKNGNMIQINSVENTIEITAIEQLNFKSKKITFDATNDMEFFAGGNKKETVMKESEFVSDKITLNAHTKMELHSGEKTSVVSKEINLFTSESDIRVKAGNTTYIQGGQGVEIDS from the coding sequence ATGGCAGTCTATACAATGTCCAAGAGAAGTTCATTGATACCCCCAATGAATGTAGTAAAAGAAACTGTTTTTATCAACGGAGAAGAATTTGTTTTTGATTCCTTAACCTTAACCCAGGAGTTAAACGATTGTCAATCTTTTGAACTAATTCAAAAAATCACCTCAGAGAAAGAACTTTGGCTGAAATCCCCCCAAAAACTCACAGAAATGATAGGAGATTCGGTGTTGATACGATTTGAATATGGAAAAGAAGCCTATCGTTATGAGTTTAGCGGATACATTACCGAAGTGCTGATAGATTCAGCCTGGCAAGGGTCTCGTGACAACGTTATTCGTTTTATAGGTCAAGGAAAAGTCGTAGTTTTGGAAGATACTCCTTCGATGTACTCATTTGTAGACCAACATTTGGTAAATATTGTAAAAACTATTGCTCAGGAGAAAGAATTTGGCATCAAGTGTCGTCCAAGATTTGAAGGTGTGCTACCTTTTGTGATGCAATATAAAGAAAGTTCCTTTGCTTTTTTAAATCGTTTGTCGGCTCTTTATAACGAACTTTTCTTTTACGATGGAAAAAACATCGTATTTGGATGTCCTGAAAATGAAACTCCTGAGAAGTTGATTTTTAGGGAAGATATTAATCAATTGAAAACCATCAGTAAAGCACTTCCATATCGTTATTCACTTTACAATTATAGCTCGCAAGATGATGAATATTTTTTTACTCAAACGGACAAACCTATTAGTCCCGAAAATGCAGTTACGCAAACCTTACTTACCCAAGTACCATTGTTTGCTAATAGGGGTATCTTACCTGCTCAAGAGCCTGTGGGATACAATGCAGATACCCAAGTTTTTCGTCAGGGGAAGTACCAAAGAGCCTTAGGGAAGATGCACTTTATTGAAGGGCATTCGGACACGTGTAAGGTGCGTATTGGCGGACTTATTCAAGTGGGGTATCCTTCGGAATTTGGGATAGACAACAGTTTAGGGGTTTATCGAGTGATTTCGGTACATCACAAGGTAGAACGAGGTAGTTATTCTAACATATTTAGGGCTGTACCTGAGGGGATGGAATATGCGATGTTCGAACCCAAAACGGTGGCTTATCCTGAAATTGCGGAAGTGGTAGAAAACAATGACCCTCAGGGGCAGGGACGGGTAAAAGTACGTTTTTATTGGCAGCGCGATAAGGGAGCGGAAACGAATTGGATACGTGTGCAAAGTTCAGATGCGGGAGTTTTGAGAGACAAGAGTGGTAATCGTGGTGTGGTTTTCATTCCCGAGGTGGGCGACCAAGTGATGATTGGCTTTGAATACGGCAATCCGCATCAACCTTTTGTGATGGGAAGTATGTTTCACAAAACCAATGCATCTGAAGTGTCGAACAATGTAAGGAGTATTACTACTAAGAGTGGGCATAAGTTAGTATTTACCGATGATGAAAGTATTGTACTTTCTGATAAAAATGGTAATATGATACAGATTAACAGTGTTGAAAATACCATTGAAATCACAGCGATTGAGCAATTAAATTTCAAATCAAAGAAAATCACTTTTGATGCTACTAATGATATGGAATTTTTTGCTGGTGGAAATAAAAAAGAAACAGTTATGAAAGAAAGTGAATTTGTTTCGGATAAAATTACTTTGAACGCACACACGAAAATGGAACTTCATTCCGGAGAAAAAACTTCTGTTGTGAGTAAGGAGATAAACCTATTTACAAGTGAATCAGATATTCGCGTTAAGGCAGGTAATACAACATATATTCAAGGAGGGCAAGGAGTAGAGATAGATTCATAA